The Fragaria vesca subsp. vesca linkage group LG2, FraVesHawaii_1.0, whole genome shotgun sequence genome includes a window with the following:
- the LOC101297614 gene encoding aminoacylase-1-like → MYTPPSSIIVFTLILIATGAHPEQPEPEPETPVTRFQTYLRIKTAHPNPDYASAVSFLKSQAESIGLKTRTLHYAPNKPLLLLTWPGSDPTLPSLLLNSHLDSVPAEPSKWAHPPFSAHRTPDGLIFARGAQDDKCIAVQYLEAIRNLKGSNFNPIRTVHVSYVPDEEIGGVDGAAKFAVSDEFKELKVGFVLDEGQANPGDEFRVFYADRTPWNLIVKAEGMPGHGSRMFDNSAMENLMESVEVMTRFREAQFDEVKAGNAAHSEVISVNPVYLKAGIVSGDGYAMNMQPSEAEAGFNIRIPPTVDPELVRKRIAEEWAPQARNLTYQLIEKGPSRDYMGRPLMTPTDDSNPWWSVFKQAVAAAGGKLAKPEILASTTDARFMRQQGIPTLGFSPMTNTPILLHDHNEFLKDTIFLKGIKVYESVISALSSFEG, encoded by the exons ATGTATACTCCTCCCAGCTCTATCATCGTCTTCACACTTATCCTCATCGCCACCGGGGCCCACCCGGAGCAACCCGAACCCGAACCCGAAACTCCCGTTACCCGCTTCCAGACCTACCTCCGGATCAAAACGGCTCACCCGAACCCGGACTACGCCTCCGCCGTGTCCTTCCTCAAATCCCAGGCCGAATCCATCGGCCTTAAAACCCGGACCCTCCACTACGCCCCGAACAAGCCCCTCCTCCTCCTCACCTGGCCCGGATCCGACCCGACCCTCCCTTCTCTCCTCCTCAACTCCCACCTCGACTCCGTCCCCGCCGAGCCCTCCAAGTGGGCCCACCCGCCCTTCTCGGCCCACCGCACCCCCGACGGCCTCATCTTCGCCCGCGGCGCCCAGGACGACAAGTGCATCGCCGTCCAGTACCTCGAGGCCATCCGCAACCTCAAGGGTTCCAACTTCAACCCCATCCGCACCGTCCACGTGTCCTACGTCCCCGACGAGGAGATCGGCGGCGTGGACGGCGCCGCGAAGTTCGCGGTTTCTGACGAGTTTAAAGAGCTGAAGGTGGGGTTTGTTTTGGACGAGGGTCAGGCCAACCCCGGCGATGAGTTTCGCGTGTTTTATGCTGATCGGACGCCGTGGAATTTGATCGTCAAGGCGGAGGGGATGCCGGGACATGGTTCTAGAATGTTCGATAATAGCGCCATGGAGAATCTGATGGAGAGCGTCGAGGTTATGACCAGGTTTAGGGAGGCTCAGTTCGATGAGGTCAAGGCCGGGAATGCTGCTCATTCCGAGGTCATTTCCGTCAATCCGGTTTATTTGAAAGCCGGGATAGTTTCTGGTGAT GGATATGCGATGAATATGCAGCCTTCTGAGGCTGAAGCAGGGTTTAATATAAGAATTCCGCCTACTGTAGACCCGGAGCTTGTTAGGAAGAGAATTGCCGAAGAATGGGCTCCGCAAGCTAGGAACTTGACTTACCAG CTTATTGAGAAAGGGCCCTCCAGAGACTACATGGGTCGCCCTTTAATGACCCCAACCGATGATTCCAATCCATGGTGGTCTGTTTTCAAGCAAGCTGTTGCAGCAGCTGGAGGGAAGCTTGCAAAGCCTGAAATCTTGGCTTCTACCACCGACGCACGGTTCATGAGACAGCAAGGCATTCCTACTCTTGGTTTCTCCCCAATGACAAATACTCCAATCTTACTGCATGACCATAATGAG TTCTTAAAGGATACCATATTCTTGAAAGGCATCAAAGTATATGAATCTGTAATCAGTGCTTTGAGTTCCTTTGAGGGGTGA
- the LOC101299633 gene encoding ethylene-responsive transcription factor ERF012-like, which yields MVKTEQMIQLASETPLKPVMPSLKTTSRDKKKKYKGVRMRSWGSWVSEIRAPNQKTRIWLGSYSTAEAAARAYDAALLCLKGSSANLNFPSSASSQFIPHENTIMCPKAIQRAAAAAANSFNHDNATTTTALSPPSPPPNDVSSSSSSLVSSPSMSSSSPSINLVDDDMSSLMGSFGSYTPATYDHNPQADYEAPMCTMESWNNFDDLFTGALLDPPMNYDFYEESDIRLWSFC from the coding sequence ATGGTGAAGACAGAGCAGATGATTCAGCTGGCTTCTGAGACCCCATTGAAACCAGTAATGCCTTCGTTGAAAACAACATCGAGGGACAAGAAGAAGAAGTACAAGGGAGTGAGGATGAGGAGCTGGGGCTCCTGGGTCTCGGAGATTAGAGCCCCAAACCAGAAGACAAGAATATGGCTAGGCTCATACTCAACAGCAGAAGCAGCAGCCAGAGCCTATGATGCTGCTCTCTTGTGCCTCAAAGGCTCCTCGGCCAATCTCAACTTCCCAAGCAGTGCATCCTCACAGTTTATTCCTCATGAAAATACCATTATGTGCCCCAAGGCCATTCAGAGAGCAGCTGCAGCTGCTGCTAATAGCTTCAATCATGACAATGCCACCACCACCACAGCCTTATCTCCGCCATCACCGCCTCCTAATGACGTCTCTTCTTCCTCTTCATCACTGGTCTCATCCCCATCAATGTCATCATCCTCGCCATCGATTAATCTCGTTGATGATGACATGTCCTCACTGATGGGCTCATTTGGGTCCTATACTCCTGCCACTTATGATCATAATCCACAGGCAGACTATGAAGCACCAATGTGCACCATGGAATCATGGAACAACTTTGATGATTTATTCACTGGTGCCTTGTTGGATCCACCTATGAATTATGACTTTTATGAAGAAAGCGATATTCGCTTGTGGAGCTTCTGCTGA